DNA sequence from the Acidobacteriota bacterium genome:
CGGACGGTGCGGAAGAATCTCGCCGCCAGGCCCGGCGGATCCGGCGGATGCAGCGCGGCGTGAGACCCCACCCAGCGGAGGTCGCTGAACTCCTTCTCGAGAGTCCGGATCTTCTCCCGCAGGACCTCCGGCAGGGAATCCAGGGACGCCGCGCTGGGCCCCAGGTCCAGCAGAGAACCCAGGTCGAGCGACTGCAGAAACTCCAGTTCCTCCTTGACGTAGCCCGGATCGTCCACGATCCGCCGCAGCGGGTCGCCGAACAACTCCACGATCTCCCGGTCGGTCCGCCGGCGCAGCGCCTGAACCCGGCGCCGCTTCTCAAGCAACCGCGGCAGCAATTGCAGCACGTCGTCCATGGCCACCAGGTGGTTCAACGAGTCCAGCAACCGCGACCGTGCGATGGCGCCGCCCTCCTCCAGCTTGTGCCGCGTCTCGGACCAGAAGTAGAAACTCTCCTTGCGAACCCCCGAAAAATGCACCGCCCGCTTCACCGAGAGGACCAGGGCCAACGGAAGGATCTTCCGGAAGTTCTCCTCCTCGTAGTTCTTGAAGATGGTCAGCAGCGCGTTCCGGTGGATCAGGTAGCGGGTCTTCTCCGGGGCCTGGGTTTCCAACGTGGCATGTCCCCGGTGGCGCACCACCGAATCGGGGGCCAGGACCACGCGGTGGCCGGCCAGCCAGAGCCGCCAACCCAGGTCCACGTCCTCGAACAGGGCGAAGTAATCCGGGTCGAATCCCCCCAGCTCCAGAAAGACCTTCCGGTCCACCAGCATGGCCCCGCCGCAGGGGAACAGAACCTCCTCCCGGCGGACCGCCTTCTCCACCGCCAGGCCCAGATCCTCCTGCAACCCGTACCCCAGGTAGTGCAGGGAGGAGCCGTTGTAGTCGATGCGGCTCCCCTCCCAGTCCAGGATCCGGGAGGCCACGCAGGGAGTTCGTTCGTCCAGCTTCTCCAGAGCGGCGGCCAGCCAATCCGGTTCCGGGCGCATGTCGTTGTTGATGAAGGCGACGCAGGACCCCTGGGCCGTCTCGGCCCCCAGGTTGCAGGGCTGGGCGAAGCCGCGGTTGACTCCGTTCTCCAGCAACCGGACCTGGGGATAGCGCCTCCGCAGGAACTCCTGGGAGCCGTCGGTGCTCCCGTTGTCCACCACGATGACCTCGCCCGGTTCCAGCGCCAGCAGGGAAGGGAGCAGGGTCGACAGGTGGGATTTCCCGTTCCAGTTGACGGTGACGACCGTGACGTCACCGGGGGATGGGGACATGGCGCGATTGTACGATAAGGCGTTTCAATTGTGCGTCCGTCACCCGCCGCTGGGTCCGGATGCGGCGCCTCAGGCGCAGCGTCTCCGGAAGCCACCGCAGGTTCCAGGCCAGGTTTCCCAGTTGCGCCCACTTCCGGCGCGCCGGCTGGCGCAGGGTGAGCAGCCCCCACAACGCCCGGGCCAGGTTGGAGCCCTCGTAGTTCTTGAGCAGCGAGCGCATGTTGTGGCGCTCTCCCAGGATCTCCCGCCAGAGGAGTCCGCGGTCCTCGCGGGTGGACGCGCTCAGGTGATGGTAGGCGACCGCCCGGGGCGCGGTGACCACCCGGAATCCCAGCAGCCAGAGCCTCCAGCAGAGGTCCACGTCCTCGTGGTACATGAAGAAGCGCGGGTCGAATCCGCCGGCCTCCCGGAAACGGGACCGGTGGAAGAGGGCGGCGCCGGCGCAGGCGAAAAGGACCTCCCGGCTCTCGTCGTACTGGCCCCGGTCCTCCTCTCCCATCCCCCGGTCCCAGGTGTAGCCCAGCCGGTTCATGCAGCCTCCGACCCCGTTGAGCCGGTGGGGCCGGTCGTACAACCTCAGCTTGGAGGAGACGGCCGCGACGGAGGGGTCCGCCTCGCCGGCGGCCACCAGCTCTTCCAGCCAGTCCGGCTCCAGGCGGAGGTCGGTGTTGAGCAGGGCCACCCAAGTGCTGCGGGCCTCCGCGGCGGCCAGGTTGGCGGCCCGGGAAAAGCCCAGGTTCCGCTGCTGCGGGAGGACCCGGACCCAGGGGAACTCCCGCTCGACGTAAGCGGCGCTCCCGTCCCGGGAGGCGTTGTCCACCAGCAGCGTCTCCAGGGGCCGGCGGGTCTGAAGTTCCAGGGAACCCAGCAGTTCCTCCAGGTACTGGCGTCCGTTGTAGTTGACGATGGCCACGGAGGCGGGCGCCTTGCGCGGTCCCATCACCGTCGTCTCAGCTTTTCCCGGAGGCGGAGGCCCGCCAGTTTCCACAAGGGGACTTCGGTGCGCAGGTGCCGGATCTCCCGGCGCAGCAGCCGGATCAGCTTCTGCCGTTCGTTGATGAGGAATCGGGTGTTCAGCCAAGCCTCGTCCCGTTCCTGAAGCAGTTCCCTGATCCGTTGGTGGAGGGCCGGGAACTGCGCGTCCCGGGCCAACGCCGAGAGGCCGCAGGCGGACGCCGATTCCGGTCCGGGCTCCGGGAACAGTGAAGCCAGGGAGTCCCGTTGGGCGTCCGAGAGAGGGGTCTTGGAGATCAGAAAAAGACTCCGGTAGGCCGGTTCGGCCAGATCCGCAACATAGCAGCTCCGGTTGTAGAGCCGGTTCAGGGAGGTCATGGAGGTGGTGTCGTTCAACTGGAAGTAGTGCTGCGTCAGCACCTGCATGGCGCGCCAGCGAGGCAGGTAGCCGCTGGGGAAGCGGTGGACCTCATAGCCGGTCCGGTCTGAGAAGTGACTCTCCACCAGGTCGTGGGCAGGGAGTCCCAGGGTCCGATGCTCCTCCAGGAAGCGGCGGGCGTTCAGCAGTCCCTCCGCCAGCTCCTCCTCGGTCCGTTCCACGTCGGGCGTGGAGAAGGGGGCGCCGATCAGGATGAAGGAACGGGCGACACGGTCCAGTTCCGAGAGGAAATCGGGACGCCGCTCCGGTTCCAGGTGCTCCAGGACGTCCAGGGACAACACCAGGTCGAAGGAGCCGTCGCCAAAAGGCTGCTCCCAGGCCGGAGCCGGCGCGTGGTTCGGATGGTCGCAATGCCTCAGGTCGGTGGTTCGGACCCGGACGGGCCTGCCCGTTTCCAGGCCGGAGAAGAAGTCCGCGGTGGTGGCCACGTGTCCGTCCCGCTCGCCCAACAGGCCGCCCACGTCCAGGATGGGACCCTGGGTCAGCCGGGAACCCACCTGCGAGGCGAGGCGGTACCGCTGGTAGAGGTCGAAGGGCAGGCCCAGGACCAGGCCCTCCCGGGAACAGGGCTCGGCGCCGATCTCCACGTCGTGGATGCGGAGCCGCGGTCCCAGGGGGAACGGTTCGAAGATCAGGTGGTGTCCCCCGGCGGCCACGCGGACCGGCGGGAGCTCCACCTGCACGGTTCTCCGCTCCGAGTCGAGGTGGATCTCGGCCAACGTGGAGCTGCCGGCGCGGACCCGCAGCGTCGTGAAGTCGGGCGAGGAAGAGACGGAGAAGCGGGTCGTGATACGGACCGGTCCGGCCAGCCGGTTCAAGAGATAGAGGGCCGAGGAGTTGCCCTGCATTTCCCGCGATCCCGCCTCCAACGCCGACCATCCCCAGCGCGGCAGCGCCTCCAGGGGACCGTCGACCGAGACGAATTCCGGTTCGGGGCCGTAGTAGTCGTGCCGCCAGGCCGCCGCCCGCTCAGCCGCTGGAGACCCCTTGAACGCCGCCAGGAACTGGAAGTTGTAGGGAGTCACGGAGAAGCGGTAGGTCACGGCCAGGTCCAGCTCCTCCAGCGCCGAGATCCAGAAGGAGGGGGGCCGCTCGAAGCAGTGGG
Encoded proteins:
- a CDS encoding glycosyltransferase family 2 protein; this translates as MSPSPGDVTVVTVNWNGKSHLSTLLPSLLALEPGEVIVVDNGSTDGSQEFLRRRYPQVRLLENGVNRGFAQPCNLGAETAQGSCVAFINNDMRPEPDWLAAALEKLDERTPCVASRILDWEGSRIDYNGSSLHYLGYGLQEDLGLAVEKAVRREEVLFPCGGAMLVDRKVFLELGGFDPDYFALFEDVDLGWRLWLAGHRVVLAPDSVVRHRGHATLETQAPEKTRYLIHRNALLTIFKNYEEENFRKILPLALVLSVKRAVHFSGVRKESFYFWSETRHKLEEGGAIARSRLLDSLNHLVAMDDVLQLLPRLLEKRRRVQALRRRTDREIVELFGDPLRRIVDDPGYVKEELEFLQSLDLGSLLDLGPSAASLDSLPEVLREKIRTLEKEFSDLRWVGSHAALHPPDPPGLAARFFRTVRREGLRVACLRAFDYVNRAV
- a CDS encoding glycosyltransferase family 2 protein — encoded protein: MGPRKAPASVAIVNYNGRQYLEELLGSLELQTRRPLETLLVDNASRDGSAAYVEREFPWVRVLPQQRNLGFSRAANLAAAEARSTWVALLNTDLRLEPDWLEELVAAGEADPSVAAVSSKLRLYDRPHRLNGVGGCMNRLGYTWDRGMGEEDRGQYDESREVLFACAGAALFHRSRFREAGGFDPRFFMYHEDVDLCWRLWLLGFRVVTAPRAVAYHHLSASTREDRGLLWREILGERHNMRSLLKNYEGSNLARALWGLLTLRQPARRKWAQLGNLAWNLRWLPETLRLRRRIRTQRRVTDAQLKRLIVQSRHVPIPR
- a CDS encoding methyltransferase domain-containing protein — translated: MRAGRGSWDDSSGLREHRDLYDHDYFHGKTSGYPPEGYARAHPEWSPWIELLEAIQPQGLLVELGCAYGYLTEAVRGSGRRAVGLDLSGYALSQHPPARPFLVQGDAQKLPFPDGCAHVVTLFDLLEHLPDPRACLREAVRVLGPNGLIAGATPDPLHFRRPEPTHCFERPPSFWISALEELDLAVTYRFSVTPYNFQFLAAFKGSPAAERAAAWRHDYYGPEPEFVSVDGPLEALPRWGWSALEAGSREMQGNSSALYLLNRLAGPVRITTRFSVSSSPDFTTLRVRAGSSTLAEIHLDSERRTVQVELPPVRVAAGGHHLIFEPFPLGPRLRIHDVEIGAEPCSREGLVLGLPFDLYQRYRLASQVGSRLTQGPILDVGGLLGERDGHVATTADFFSGLETGRPVRVRTTDLRHCDHPNHAPAPAWEQPFGDGSFDLVLSLDVLEHLEPERRPDFLSELDRVARSFILIGAPFSTPDVERTEEELAEGLLNARRFLEEHRTLGLPAHDLVESHFSDRTGYEVHRFPSGYLPRWRAMQVLTQHYFQLNDTTSMTSLNRLYNRSCYVADLAEPAYRSLFLISKTPLSDAQRDSLASLFPEPGPESASACGLSALARDAQFPALHQRIRELLQERDEAWLNTRFLINERQKLIRLLRREIRHLRTEVPLWKLAGLRLREKLRRR